A window of Pirellula sp. SH-Sr6A contains these coding sequences:
- the tsf gene encoding translation elongation factor Ts: protein MSTISASDVAELRKQTGAGLMDCKKALQESNGDYEGALDYLRKKGQKVAEKRADKSASEGCVVTAVDPSKTKGVVLALCCETDFVAKNEGFTDLAKRLGQLALDSNAESVEQLNALKIDGMTVAEKLVEQTGKTGEKMVVSELYQLSGDKIATYIHAGSKIGVLLAFKDGGKPGADEFFRGVAMHIAAMKPTILNYTEFDAEFVAKETESMRARIITENEDRARLGKPLKTVPQFVSRLQLTPEVMTAAEDAIKAELKAEGKPEKIWDKIVPGKIDRFVADNTLLDQERCLLNQFYVLDETKTVDAAIKAFGDQAQIVAYRRVAIG from the coding sequence ATGTCGACTATTTCCGCAAGTGACGTCGCTGAACTTCGTAAGCAAACCGGTGCCGGTTTGATGGACTGCAAAAAAGCATTGCAGGAATCCAACGGCGACTACGAAGGCGCTCTCGATTACCTTCGAAAGAAGGGACAAAAAGTTGCAGAGAAACGCGCTGACAAATCGGCCAGCGAAGGCTGCGTCGTAACCGCTGTCGATCCTTCGAAGACCAAAGGTGTCGTCTTGGCCCTTTGCTGCGAAACAGACTTCGTCGCCAAAAACGAAGGTTTCACCGATTTGGCCAAACGATTGGGCCAACTGGCGCTTGATAGCAATGCCGAATCTGTCGAACAACTCAATGCACTGAAGATCGACGGAATGACTGTCGCCGAGAAACTCGTCGAACAAACGGGCAAGACCGGCGAAAAGATGGTTGTTTCCGAACTCTACCAACTCAGCGGCGACAAGATCGCGACCTACATTCACGCAGGAAGCAAGATTGGAGTCCTCCTCGCGTTCAAAGATGGGGGCAAACCAGGTGCGGATGAATTCTTCCGCGGAGTTGCCATGCACATCGCCGCAATGAAGCCTACGATCTTGAACTATACCGAGTTCGATGCAGAGTTCGTTGCTAAAGAAACGGAATCGATGCGAGCTCGCATCATCACCGAAAACGAAGACCGCGCTCGCTTGGGCAAACCTCTCAAGACGGTTCCTCAATTCGTGAGCCGATTGCAACTAACCCCGGAGGTCATGACCGCCGCAGAAGATGCGATCAAAGCGGAATTGAAAGCCGAAGGAAAGCCCGAGAAGATCTGGGACAAAATCGTTCCAGGCAAAATCGATCGCTTCGTTGCCGACAACACTCTGCTCGACCAAGAACGATGCTTGCTCAACCAGTTCTACGTTCTCGATGAAACGAAGACGGTCGATGCTGCCATCAAAGCTTTCGGCGACCAAGCCCAAATCGTGGCGTACCGACGCGTAGCGATCGGCTAA